The following are encoded in a window of Sphingopyxis sp. FD7 genomic DNA:
- a CDS encoding TonB-dependent receptor, translated as MLKNAPLSIRFVGALHALFGCWAYARLPWEDGEMWACEMKVQARFHISFNKTVDKPLDVISPVIQRRRGSGETEEMAMSGYQPKLVVFLGSASVLALAPAPVWAAQQEPESPATATAAVEDDSDAIVVTARLRNESLLDVPVSVSALSNEDITRYNAGDLTKIGELTPTVIISNYRTIGGGSLSIRGISSPPTQVGYEQPVSVALDGVQTSSGRVATLGFFDLEQVEILKGPQALFFGKNSPAGVISVTSAGPTSDLSVGLRASYEFVGDEISTEGFVAGPIGDTLGGRLAFKYRDMQGWLYNNAEPAPNPFFPAALPAAEGRLPGAPDDRVGDHEIMGRATLEFAPTDTFTATARVFALHGIDQGGGSYSQNIGPCSDGRPRSFGVVDPFGDCTADNQTSFSNVVPAIADRVPALDGDNRSRGKQRAVTASLNMQLELGAITLTSITGNLYNRYRSISGLTHTVDNALTTYEDTSYRAFSQEFRALSDFDGPINFLAGVYYQNAKDELYNHTNFRADISYNAAADQLVTYVKEADLRSRAYSAFGQVIWDLTDKLEVSAGARWTSERKRTFNRNIYGVDTALGRFNTLNTIYAGSTDPTPGVLAAEFRDENISPEATISYRPAPNSTIYLAYKTGFKSGGFGITSPIQTTTLLSDIDFESETVKGFEAGAKGKLFDRLTLQATAFAFDFKNLQVTTYDAAAIRFQINNAGKVRQRGFELEADLDAADGLRLRGAIAYVHNRFRDYTGQCYGFTIPVAQALTAAAPPGCSFVLAADGSRARTPTGGVILQQVFDGRAPARSPDWAANAGFDYTGSVGSDLEWTIAGDAFYSSSYFAGDTLAPASEQDSFWRFNASVSIGAADDRWRFSLIGRNLTNKYYLLFAGDRTGGTSVPLTQGEQRGVVARGREVGVQAALRF; from the coding sequence TTGTTGAAAAATGCGCCGTTGTCAATCCGCTTCGTCGGCGCGCTTCATGCCCTGTTTGGATGCTGGGCGTACGCCCGACTCCCCTGGGAGGATGGCGAGATGTGGGCCTGTGAAATGAAGGTCCAGGCCCGCTTTCATATCTCGTTCAACAAAACCGTTGACAAACCGCTGGACGTGATTAGTCCCGTTATTCAACGCCGACGTGGAAGCGGCGAAACGGAGGAGATGGCCATGTCGGGTTACCAGCCTAAGCTAGTTGTGTTTCTTGGCTCGGCCAGCGTGCTCGCGTTGGCGCCCGCTCCTGTGTGGGCGGCGCAGCAAGAACCCGAATCGCCCGCAACGGCTACTGCGGCTGTTGAAGATGACAGCGATGCGATCGTGGTGACTGCCCGCCTGCGCAATGAGAGCCTGCTCGATGTTCCAGTGTCTGTGTCCGCGCTGTCGAACGAGGACATCACGCGATACAACGCTGGCGACCTCACCAAGATCGGTGAATTGACGCCGACGGTCATCATCAGCAACTATCGCACGATTGGCGGTGGCTCGCTGTCGATACGCGGGATCAGTTCACCGCCCACCCAGGTTGGCTACGAACAGCCGGTGTCCGTTGCGCTTGACGGCGTCCAAACATCGTCCGGCCGCGTCGCTACGCTCGGCTTCTTCGATCTCGAGCAGGTCGAAATCCTCAAGGGCCCGCAAGCGCTGTTCTTTGGCAAGAACAGCCCCGCAGGCGTCATTTCCGTCACATCAGCGGGCCCGACCAGCGATCTGTCAGTCGGCCTGCGCGCATCCTACGAATTCGTGGGAGACGAGATTTCGACGGAAGGCTTCGTCGCCGGCCCAATCGGCGACACGCTGGGCGGGCGCCTGGCATTCAAATACCGTGATATGCAGGGCTGGCTCTACAACAATGCCGAGCCCGCTCCGAACCCGTTCTTCCCGGCTGCCTTGCCCGCTGCCGAAGGCCGCCTCCCTGGGGCCCCCGATGACCGGGTGGGCGATCACGAGATCATGGGGCGCGCGACGCTGGAATTCGCGCCTACCGACACGTTTACGGCGACCGCTCGCGTGTTCGCGCTCCACGGCATCGATCAGGGGGGCGGTAGTTATTCGCAGAACATCGGCCCATGCTCCGATGGTCGGCCCCGTTCGTTTGGCGTCGTCGATCCATTTGGCGACTGTACCGCCGACAACCAGACGAGTTTCAGTAACGTGGTCCCCGCGATCGCCGATCGGGTTCCCGCGCTCGATGGCGACAACCGTTCGCGTGGCAAGCAGCGCGCGGTCACGGCATCGCTGAATATGCAACTGGAATTAGGAGCCATCACGCTCACCTCGATCACCGGCAATCTCTACAATCGCTATCGCAGCATTTCAGGCTTGACGCACACGGTCGACAACGCGCTGACCACATACGAGGATACGAGCTATCGCGCCTTCAGCCAGGAATTTCGGGCGCTAAGCGACTTCGACGGCCCGATCAATTTCCTGGCAGGCGTCTATTATCAGAACGCCAAGGATGAGCTGTACAACCACACCAATTTTCGCGCGGACATCAGCTACAACGCCGCTGCCGATCAGCTTGTCACCTACGTGAAGGAGGCGGATCTCAGAAGCCGTGCCTACTCGGCCTTTGGCCAGGTCATCTGGGATTTGACCGACAAGCTCGAAGTTTCAGCGGGTGCGCGCTGGACATCCGAACGCAAGCGCACATTCAATCGCAACATATATGGGGTGGATACGGCGCTTGGTCGGTTCAACACCCTGAACACTATCTATGCCGGGTCGACCGATCCCACCCCCGGAGTGCTGGCAGCCGAATTCCGCGACGAGAACATCTCGCCCGAAGCGACGATCTCGTACCGGCCGGCGCCCAATTCCACGATCTACCTTGCCTACAAGACGGGCTTCAAGTCGGGTGGGTTCGGCATCACCAGCCCCATCCAGACCACGACCTTGCTGTCCGACATCGATTTCGAATCCGAGACTGTGAAGGGTTTCGAGGCTGGCGCGAAAGGCAAGCTGTTTGACCGGCTTACTCTCCAGGCGACCGCCTTTGCGTTCGATTTCAAGAATCTCCAGGTGACCACCTATGATGCGGCGGCAATCCGCTTTCAGATCAACAATGCCGGCAAGGTGCGGCAGCGGGGCTTCGAACTCGAGGCCGATCTCGACGCAGCCGACGGATTGCGACTGCGAGGTGCGATCGCCTACGTCCACAACCGGTTCCGCGATTATACCGGACAGTGCTACGGCTTCACCATTCCCGTCGCGCAGGCCCTGACCGCGGCAGCGCCTCCTGGATGCTCGTTCGTGCTTGCGGCCGATGGCAGCCGCGCGCGCACGCCGACCGGCGGCGTCATCCTGCAACAGGTGTTCGACGGGCGCGCTCCCGCTCGCTCACCCGACTGGGCCGCCAATGCGGGCTTCGACTACACCGGTTCGGTCGGTTCCGACCTGGAGTGGACCATCGCGGGCGATGCGTTCTATAGTTCGTCATACTTCGCAGGCGATACGCTGGCACCGGCAAGTGAGCAGGATTCGTTCTGGCGTTTCAATGCCAGCGTTAGCATCGGCGCAGCAGACGACCGCTGGCGCTTCTCGCTCATCGGCCGCAACCTGACCAATAAGTACTATCTTCTGTTCGCCGGTGACCGCACTGGCGGGACCAGTGTACCGCTAACCCAGGGCGAGCAGCGCGGGGTGGTAGCCCGAGGGCGCGAAGTGGGGGTGCAAGCGGCGCTCCGCTTCTAG